The following coding sequences lie in one Enterococcus sp. 9E7_DIV0242 genomic window:
- a CDS encoding contact-dependent growth inhibition system immunity protein, whose amino-acid sequence MKIKEIYALQEIIDVTQDSVKYDRWYNELLNKTEDELTENDVYMMFTQRVLEELAVKKAIAFVEADPLAGTMWDGQSLEQLAEAPLEKLLSYKMELKKLSLLVEASIDSSLWDFDFEEKEFMERFEKFKIRIADL is encoded by the coding sequence ATGAAAATAAAAGAAATTTATGCGCTACAAGAGATTATTGATGTAACTCAAGATTCAGTGAAATATGACCGTTGGTATAACGAGCTTTTGAATAAAACGGAAGACGAGTTAACTGAAAATGATGTCTATATGATGTTTACTCAGCGTGTGCTGGAAGAGTTAGCGGTCAAAAAGGCAATTGCATTTGTTGAAGCTGATCCCTTAGCTGGTACAATGTGGGACGGACAGAGTTTAGAACAATTGGCTGAGGCACCGCTAGAGAAATTGCTTTCTTATAAAATGGAGCTGAAAAAGTTGTCATTGCTTGTTGAAGCATCCATTGATTCCTCTCTGTGGGATTTTGATTTTGAGGAAAAAGAATTTATGGAACGATTCGAGAAGTTCAAAATTAGGATAGCTGATTTGTAA